Within the Papaver somniferum cultivar HN1 unplaced genomic scaffold, ASM357369v1 unplaced-scaffold_132, whole genome shotgun sequence genome, the region GTTTTGATCTTTTGAATATATACTACAATAGATTGATTGCCTTTCTTAATTCCATGTAATTGAGTTCTCAACATATTCTTTCTAGCTAAAATTGAGTCCTAAAGCTAGTTTCAAGAAACACCCAAATTTCTCTTGATGTAGATAAACCAAGAACATCACCACTAACTGTAGCAGTAAAAGTTGCTTTAAGACACGTTGAAACAAAACGATCTAATTTTCTCCAAGAAATCTATTCTGGGTTAACAATTTCAACATTATTAACAGTAACTCTTTGTGGTGGTTCTACTAATTCACCATTAACATAACCAAAAAGATCAGTAGAGATCAAGACCCCCTCAAATTGATCTTTTCATAGTAAGTAATTGGACCCATCTAACTTCATTGAAACAAAATTTGTGATATTCGTAAAGGGAAGAGAATTTGAAATACCAGATCCAGCGGAAGTTGACATGACTGTGTAGGAAGAAGAATTGATATTGTTGTTGTGGGTACTGTTGATACAGACCTTTGTTGTTTGACAAGATTGCTTTTGTTCCGAGTTTTGTTGTTGATACGATTGTTGTTGTTATAAATTGCTGATCTTGTAAAGACCATAAAATTGCTTGATGAACCCTAGACTGATATTGGGAGAAAAATTATTAAATCTGTATTACCCAGAAGCTGAAAAATTGTTGAGAAAAGTTATTAAGCTTCAATGATTTGATGAAAAATTGTGGCAAGATCGTAACCTAATCTGATACCATGAGAATTGATGCTCTCATGATATTAACAGAAGACAAGAAACTTtgagaaaaacaagaagaagttTATTACAATATTGAATGtgtaaaaaataaaagataataacAATACACGGAGAATTTTGACATATTTAATGTGTCTGATAACTAACACAAGACTATTGACTTCTATTGTCAAAGTCAGACTGACTTGACTTTGACAATTACATTATACTCCTAATATAATCTCAACAGCCTCATCAGAAAATGGCgaagataatgatgatgatgcatCATTATAATCTATGGATAGACATAAATTTCTGTAATTAAGTTTTCATCTGGATTATCATTAGTAAGTAAGAGATTGAAGTTATTCATATGAATAGCATGATTAAGATGCATTTTTATAAACTTAGGGTTTCTAAATAGAATGCACCAGTTTCTACAAACACACTTGAATCTTAAAATAGACTTAACTGGTAAGCGTGACAGTATATTTTCCACGGTATCTTCAGGTAGGCTCGACATTGctcctcttcttctcctcctcctcctcctctcttCTTCCTTTACTCGTAACAGTGGGATGTGAGTAGCAAAAATAACCCTTCATATATCTTGGACTGGCTTGACCTGCTTTGACTTTCTCAAACTCTGCCGAAATCTCAAAAGTCCAAACACAATCAAATGAACTATATGGGAGTATCATGCTTCCATGATCCAATAGCTAGGTGTTCTTTTGAAGAAGGGAAGAAAGAAACGTTAATAAAGTTAATCAACAGGTGGTGCATCAGTTCTTACAATTAACGCAGTGGAGTCATGGACTCATGGAGGCATACAATCAGGTTGTAAAATGATCCTGTTTTGTCTTGGAACAATAAATACCAGGTCCGGTAGATGCATAGGGTCTCCAACAAATTTGAATAGCCAGGGATGCCTGAATACTGGAAGAAGATTTCTCTAGGATGCCCAGGTACATCTAAATATCTAACAGCTAAGTTGTCCATGTATGTTGGTCCTCGATAAATTAAATCATCAAGTAGAGGCTTaaaaaacacttttatttatacAGGAAAAGATGAATGCCCAATGATTTCTGACAACATGATAATAACTTTATAACATATAATATACAGGATTCCTGGAGGGGAAAGCTAAAGAACTTGTACAACACCCTTCTGGATTCATACAGATTCTTCCATCTCTGGCTATCTGTATCTGTGGCCATGTTCCTTGCTCATCTTCCGTTCATAATCCCTGTGCTCATACTCCCTCCCGTGATACTGGTTAATTTCCTTTGAGCTTCTCTTTCTCTTAAAGTTTCTGTCATCATCTTCGCTCGATTCATCGTGATCAGGTATAACTTTACTCCTTTTCTGCGGTCTACTTGATGACCTCTCTGACCCATCATTGTGGTGACGAGGGCGATGGTCGACCATTTTTTCATCTTGCGTACTTTGCCTCTGCACCTAAAAAAAACTCCACCGATGAGCTAACAGAAACTAAAcacaactaaacaaacattctACAACCAAAATGTAGTTCACAAGTTTACTGACAGACTAGGAGAGTAGACTCATTAGACACAGTGGTTCGTGTGATTAGACTCAGTCAGGTTTCCATGATAAACAAAACCACTAGGAGCGTAATGATGCTCTCGGAAGTGTTGAAAAGAAGATTATCCCCCATCTACAACTACAGCTATGCACAGTCTTGGCAGTTACAGAGACACACACATATCAGCCTGGCAATTGAAAACTACAAATACTCTGGCAAAGGAGAAATGTTTGTCAAATATCTTATGTCCAGAAACTCAGTTGCAAGTTCCGTTTCTAAAGGTGCTAAACTCTTTGCTTCCATGATCCCATCCCATCCCTTcccagttttttatttttttttataaataagcTGTTAAAGATGCAGAGCTCTGGGTTTGTGGAAATCAATGTGTTTTGACATATGAAATGGTCTAACATCCCCATGAAAGCAAAATGATATCAAATCTATGACCTGACcaggatgttctaaagataagGGTAAACATGAAGGAATGATATTCTGCTGTTTTTTGTGCAAAGAGAATCCAACTGCTACTAGAGTGTAATAAATACATACTATCTTTTCACCGTGACCTGAATATAACTTGCTACAGTTCAACAATAGGAAAAGAAAGGAAAGCTTAGAAATATCAAGTAGACATACAAGTCGCGATTTCGTTGAAGAAACCTCAGCCCTGTTGGTTGCTTCCCTATTAAATTCCTGATTGTTGATGTATGCCCTGAAGCggaaagagaaaaagaatgaagaaaaagTTAGACCACAATTATAATCATAAACGAAGCAAAACCCATCTTCTGCAGTTCACTACTTTCGAACAAATGCTAAAAAATATGAACAAAAGAAGCAGGCAGGCAGTGTTATAGTATTGAGCAAGATCTCTTCTTTATAAAGCACCAAGGTGTACCTTTCATCACGCatttcattttcatgttttttccgtAAATCAGCTTTCCGTGCCTCGGACTCCTCTCTGCTCAAAAAACTGGGATTTGGTTTTAAGCCCATACCAGACACTGATAAATCCCTGAAAAATTCGAGTTCTCAAAGAGGTTAGACTCAAAAGCTGCATGACAAAAATGGTGCCGCTAGATATTAAAAAATCCTCAGAAAGGAGGATCATTAATTCCACTCTCCATCAGAATAAGACAGCATCCAAACATACCTCCGTAATGGAGCACTTGCCATGGAATACCCTTGACCTCCAAAGGGGCCTTGATGTAAGCCTTGAGGATACATCCCCCCAATAGGAATATCGAATGGACTAGGACCAGGAGCATAACCCATGTAAGGCATTGCACAGTTATATGGACCCATATGGCTATTCATCCCAAGTTGCATTCCTCCCCAGTATGGATTGTTGTTAAAGGTTGGAGGGGCAAAAGGCATCATATAATTAACAGCTGCAATATCCTGAGGTGCTCCCCAATGGTCTCCAGCTGATCCACACAAGTTTTAAAACATCATATCAGTATCAACGAGATACAAAGAATTCGCAAACTAAGAAGAAAAAGCAATCTTATAAACCACAACAAAATGCCATAAAGGTATGAGTGAATATAAGGAGGCTAAGCAAACTGAAGCTTCCGTTGCAAAGCACAAAACAAAGGCGAGTCATCAGCATATGGCTGAGTCCTATCCACGGTAAGACTTCATTATTTCTACTCTATTTTACAAAGCACTCACCATTTTCTATCATATTCTAGAAGCGAAGGTACCAGCCAACTTGCTAACTAAAAGAGATTTATTAAGTAGTAGAGGAGCATAACTGACCATTTACAGGAACGCGggctttcttctttttcttctttcctaaTAAACACAAACAAAGTTAGAACATATGAACATGTTCACCAAATTTTCTGTCTTTTTTTCTAAATGCTACTATAATTTTCTTTCAATACCAGCAGAAATAACTAAAGATCCTCTCGATTACTGCCTACTGAATATTTACCTTGAGCTTCCGCTTCCTTTTGTGGAGCACTGTTCTGTCCTTTTATATTTATCACCTCAACTTTATTATCAGTTACATTAACAGTTTCTGCAGACTGGGTCTTCTCAACGGACTGCAGTGGCATACTGACACGATTTCCTTCGTCCAGAGTCTCCTTGGCATTCGTAGTGTTGACATCATTACGAGGTGAAAGTATTTTTTCATTCTTGGAAGAAGCAGAGAGAGAAGGTGATGGAACTTTATGCAGTAACGAACGAGCAGACTCTGTATCTGATGAAAGTGGACGTCTTAGAGTAAGGAAACTatttaattcaaaaaaaaaaaaaggtccgCAACCAAACCTTGAGTAGTAAGTATGCTTCTAGTATAGCCGGCACTActgttatttgattcaagaatgcTGTTAATGGTGTCTCTAACTGTCTTATTAGGAATAAGGTAATCAGCAAGTATGTTTGTAGCCCCACAAATGCACATCGATTTTGAGATAATGGTGTCCCTGATACCTGTTTACATTTATTTATACACACATGAGACAATCTGACTATGACTTGAATGACCTTACAACAAAAACATATACCTGTTGATAAATGATAGACATTTACAGCATCTACATATACAATGATGACACAAAAGGATGAAAGTTCATACATTTATCACAGAAACTTTGGAAACAGCATTTGCTTGTAAGGACAGCATTTTGCATTATTTCTTTGCACAATGGACAGCGGAGTTCTGGGGGTATATCAATCAGCCGTTTAGTACAGTTCAAGCCTTCAAATTCTTTATCGAAAGCAGCCCTAATTAAAATTTACACGATTGTAAGTAGTTAATAATAACAATTGCCAACAAAACTAAAGGCATGACTTAACCAAACCGAATATAAAAATGATGCACTCACTCATTAGGCTGTAACACACCAACTGAACCACTTGACAGTGCATATGAGCCATCTGCGGAGGGCATTAACATCGACTTTGGAATACCAGTGGGTGGATTTACCCTTTTGACATCATAACTATGATCACCATTAGTAGGGCAATGCTGTATAAAATGCCCTGGACAAAGAAATCTAAGCAGTGAGATTCCTACTTCCTTAACAATTTAAAATACAAACAAACGAACCATGCAAACCTACCCGGAACCTTGCATCTGTAACATATATAACCCTCTGGAGGGGTCCTCCTTTCCATCCCCCCTTGCCCTGCAAACAGAAAGTCAAATTGATTAGAATATCAGAGTGATACTTAAAGAATCTTCAATAAATTATTAAACAAAGATAATGAATCTTCGAAACGtataaacaccaaaaaaaaaaaaactacaataaTAGGAAAAGTTCAATCATCAGAGTAATGAAAACAAGCGGCACCTTCCTGTTGCTTCCTAAAATTCCGAGGTGATTAAATACAACACCAAAATCCAAAAAGGCCTTCCACAGAGAGTAATGTAAAGATACGAAGGAATGAAATTCATCAATCCTTAAACAGCACAATGTCAAAAGTAGGATAATGTGGAAGCATAAGACTTACCAAATCCCCTGCCACCCATTGCTCTTCCACCCATACCCCTTCCAAACCCCCTACCAGCGCCAAAAGTCCCCTGAGATTGCCTAAACGTGAAAAAAGGAAAACAATGAATATAGGCTAAATACTGTTTCAATGTACATGACACATGATATATGAAGATGACTCACTGTTGCCAATCAAACGAGGGTGCATCGACGAAAGCTTTAATTTTGCTGTCCTCATCCGCTTTATTAATAAAAGTAGCCTCCTGAGATGGAAATTCTGATTGGGCAGGCAGCGCTCTTGGAGTATCATAGAAATCATTTCCTGATCCATCCCATTCTCTCTCCTCTGACTAAAAATACAAATTTATCAGCATACAGGGTCAGTAAGGAAATAGCCCTCAAATCAAAACAAAGCAATGCCCAAACTATTCTACTGGAGGTAGGAGTAACTGATGAAACTGATGCTTACATTTTTTGCAACAGATGAATTAACCACAGGAAAGTTTCTCTTGGCAGGTTGAGCAACCTCATCGTTCTCCACAACCTTCTCCCTGCAGAAGAAATACAAATTTTACACTACAAGCAAGACAGCTAAACTGCTTGACAACCACAAATACCATAACAGAAAATGCTATGTTGAAGCTTACTAGTGAACAATGTATCAGCAATTACCGTGGAAGATTTACTAACCCAATAGGTAAGGAATTCACCGAATTCAAACAGGATAAAGAAAAACTACATCTCAGCCATTCGGGACACATAATCTATTCAGAAcattaaaaaaaacttaaaaccaTCCACCAAAGAGCAACAAGAAAAGGTTTAAGATAATTACCTTTCTCTTTCAACGACAATGGGTATACGGCGGCATCCAGGAACACGGCGAACTAAAACTGATGTATTCTTTGGTATTAACATGGCTTCATCATTGTATTCTGAGATCCAAATCAATGAAAAAAGCCTATTAAACTTGCAACCAAAACAAATTGACCCACTCATTGTTAATTTCTTTTCTTTATCTTGGTTAACGTTTTAAAAAGAGCACTCTCAACATATTAACGATTCAACGTAAGCATAAATTATGCTAACTAACAATCATAGTGTAATTAGTTGATCTAGTTTAGGAATTCATACAGGTCAAAACGAACCTTCATTAGTCTGAGCATGGGTGATAACTAGGTCAAAATCTGTACCCTTTCCCAACTGCTTTGATTCAAAAATTTGTTCTTTCAAATTGAAAACCGAAATGAAATGACCATCTATTGCAATCGAATTGAAATCCTTCGCACTTTTGAATTTATAGTACACAGCCATATTACAAAaggaagaaaatgaaaatgaaattgatattgaaattgaaatcGAACTAAAATACACAATTCAGTACAATCTTCTTGTAAAGATTATTCTATTCAGCAACTATCAGAACCCAATTGATACAAATTCTGAAACTGAAACTTCTGAGCCTGAAAAATTCCTCGAAACGTTATGATGCACCGATTTCACGAATGAATCACACCAAATTCGCCGTTCAAATCCAAGAAACTAGTAAATTGGGTTTTGATTTGATGACGTTTGCTACGATTATAAAGCGAATTTATCCAAGAATCGCATAGATTGGTAAGAGTACAAAGCGAATTTATCCATGGGAAAAACCTAGATATTGGGTTTTGATTTGATGACGTTTGCTACGATTCGGAGAACCTAATTTGATAGTTTCTATACAGTGATTATTATGTTTCAGAGtgagtcctcgagtgatttcgggggagctagagtgtattttaaatctcagggattttgagagagttcgAGAGAGtgcagggagtttgagagagttttgttcagagagtttgggggagtgtagggaatttgagagagtttattagagtgagtttgggggagtttgggggagtttgagagagttcactcctaactcattctcttttaagaaacaataaacccttatttggcatatagaatagaaaagaagtatgtgtctaaataagaggacttaacaagtgatagtgattctcaatgacatcCATGCAAaatagcaagccaattaatgcatgatgacataacaaattatgaagatagttgtaaaggaattctgtttcaccgaaacacagttttagattgtccaatctttgcagtactaatacttacctgatcctcttgaaatttttacggtacacttacaactcaatattccacaacacactcaaaaatcatagcattccaacggttcattaaaaagatacattactcagaacccgactactttcaatacgtgcatacagaattcagttccgaatttctcacactttggtgtacctaaagtgatcagaacttcatgaactttctacagtaggaaaccttcatatatacaaacatcatactaaaatttcagctttgtccgataagcggagaatgagataaatcggaatcagtcccctattcgggatttaaactcagcagaccatagtcatatattgtgcaagctttgcagtagcaaacgtgacctgatccgcgtgaaaattttactgtacttctataacaaggtaaactacgacatactcaaatttcatcatattccaacggttgaatttaaagatatcattataaaaaaagcaccgtatgaattggctaaaacacgccaatacggaatgaagtacgccactgtattgaactttggcatatagaatagaagagaagtatgtgtctaaataagatgacttaacaagtgatagtgattctcaatgacacccatgcaaagtagcaagccaattaatgcatgatgacataacaaattatgaagatagctgtaaaggaattctgtttcaccgaaacacagtttcagattgtccaatctttgcagtactaatacttacctgatcctctttaaatttttatggtatacttacaactcaatattccacaacacactcaaaaatcatagcattccaacggttcattaaaaagatacattactcagaacccgactactttcaatacgtgcatacataattcagttccggatttctcacacttgggtgtacctaaagtgatcagaacttcatgaactttctacagtaggtaaccttcatatatacaaacatcatactaaaatttcagctttgtccgataagcggagaatgagataaataggaatcagtcccctattcgggatttaaactcagcagaccatagtcatatattgtgcaagattTTCAGTagaaaacgtgacctgatccacgtgaaaattttactgtacttctataaaaaggtaaactacgacatactcaaatttcatcatattccaacggttgaatttaaagatatcattataatcaaatcatgcaatttctttccaagatcttttgaaccacaaattagggttttgacagagagagagtacccacaaaaaaaaactatacacacaatcaaaataaacaatcatggagatcaaagatatgaaaaacaatcaaaattgtACACAAAttaaactattataaacaatcatggagatcaaagaagaaaaaaaacatacctggaaaaaaacgtttcctcttctttctcctatggttttctacgcaccaaactccttcccaaatctctactcttttgagagatttgttgtgagaccaaaatacactaaaaactccttcgaactccccaaagcaaccaactccctagtattgtaggattttatgactaacagggagttcaagagctttttttaaactccccagcgactaacaggtgttttctagagagtttaggagactcctctaaactcccccacgactaacgaagatttggagagactccctcaggactaacaggagaaaacctaaatacattaaaatctctcgaactctcccacgactaaccccctggaaGATAGAAATAGAATTAAGAAGATGCGAGAGAAGGAAATTtctattttgtagatttttaggGTTTGCATCCGGGTAACGCGTGTTGGCGCGCGCGAGGATATTGACCAAAACTTCACCGACAGAATTTTTACCGTTGTACTAAAAACAACCATCTTCTAGGTTGTTACCGCAACTCGAAAATTGGTGGCTATGATCCTCGCGATTCTCACGATTATCACTTAGCTTTGC harbors:
- the LOC113333257 gene encoding E3 ubiquitin ligase PQT3-like isoform X1; amino-acid sequence: MAVYYKFKSAKDFNSIAIDGHFISVFNLKEQIFESKQLGKGTDFDLVITHAQTNEEYNDEAMLIPKNTSVLVRRVPGCRRIPIVVEREREKVVENDEVAQPAKRNFPVVNSSVAKNSEEREWDGSGNDFYDTPRALPAQSEFPSQEATFINKADEDSKIKAFVDAPSFDWQQQSQGTFGAGRGFGRGMGGRAMGGRGFGQGGMERRTPPEGYICYRCKVPGHFIQHCPTNGDHSYDVKRVNPPTGIPKSMLMPSADGSYALSSGSVGVLQPNEAAFDKEFEGLNCTKRLIDIPPELRCPLCKEIMQNAVLTSKCCFQSFCDKCIRDTIISKSMCICGATNILADYLIPNKTVRDTINSILESNNSSAGYTRSILTTQDTESARSLLHKVPSPSLSASSKNEKILSPRNDVNTTNAKETLDEGNRVSMPLQSVEKTQSAETVNVTDNKVEVINIKGQNSAPQKEAEAQGKKKKKKARVPVNAGDHWGAPQDIAAVNYMMPFAPPTFNNNPYWGGMQLGMNSHMGPYNCAMPYMGYAPGPSPFDIPIGGMYPQGLHQGPFGGQGYSMASAPLRRDLSVSGMGLKPNPSFLSREESEARKADLRKKHENEMRDERAYINNQEFNREATNRAEVSSTKSRLVQRQSTQDEKMVDHRPRHHNDGSERSSSRPQKRSKVIPDHDESSEDDDRNFKRKRSSKEINQYHGREYEHRDYERKMSKEHGHRYR
- the LOC113333257 gene encoding E3 ubiquitin ligase PQT3-like isoform X2; protein product: MAVYYKFKSAKDFNSIAIDGHFISVFNLKEQIFESKQLGKGTDFDLVITHAQTNEEYNDEAMLIPKNTSVLVRRVPGCRRIPIVVEREREKVVENDEVAQPAKRNFPVVNSSVAKNSEEREWDGSGNDFYDTPRALPAQSEFPSQEATFINKADEDSKIKAFVDAPSFDWQQQSQGTFGAGRGFGRGMGGRAMGGRGFGQGGMERRTPPEGYICYRCKVPGHFIQHCPTNGDHSYDVKRVNPPTGIPKSMLMPSADGSYALSSGSVGVLQPNEAAFDKEFEGLNCTKRLIDIPPELRCPLCKEIMQNAVLTSKCCFQSFCDKCIRDTIISKSMCICGATNILADYLIPNKTVRDTINSILESNNSSAGYTRSILTTQDTESARSLLHKVPSPSLSASSKNEKILSPRNDVNTTNAKETLDEGNRVSMPLQSVEKTQSAETVNVTDNKVEVINIKGQNSAPQKEAEAQGKKKKKKARVPVNAGDHWGAPQDIAAVNYMMPFAPPTFNNNPYWGGMQLGMNSHMGPYNCAMPYMGYAPGPSPFDIPIGGMYPQGLHQGPFGGQGYSMASAPLRRDLSVSGMGLKPNPSFLSREESEARKADLRKKHENEMRDERAYINNQEFNREATNRAEVSSTKSRLRQSTQDEKMVDHRPRHHNDGSERSSSRPQKRSKVIPDHDESSEDDDRNFKRKRSSKEINQYHGREYEHRDYERKMSKEHGHRYR
- the LOC113333257 gene encoding E3 ubiquitin ligase PQT3-like isoform X3, with product MAVYYKFKSAKDFNSIAIDGHFISVFNLKEQIFESKQLGKGTDFDLVITHAQTNEEYNDEAMLIPKNTSVLVRRVPGCRRIPIVVEREREKVVENDEVAQPAKRNFPVVNSSVAKNSEEREWDGSGNDFYDTPRALPAQSEFPSQEATFINKADEDSKIKAFVDAPSFDWQQQSQGTFGAGRGFGRGMGGRAMGGRGFGQGGMERRTPPEGYICYRCKVPGHFIQHCPTNGDHSYDVKRVNPPTGIPKSMLMPSADGSYALSSGSVGVLQPNEAAFDKEFEGLNCTKRLIDIPPELRCPLCKEIMQNAVLTSKCCFQSFCDKCIRDTIISKSMCICGATNILADYLIPNKTVRDTINSILESNNSSAGYTRSILTTQESARSLLHKVPSPSLSASSKNEKILSPRNDVNTTNAKETLDEGNRVSMPLQSVEKTQSAETVNVTDNKVEVINIKGQNSAPQKEAEAQGKKKKKKARVPVNAGDHWGAPQDIAAVNYMMPFAPPTFNNNPYWGGMQLGMNSHMGPYNCAMPYMGYAPGPSPFDIPIGGMYPQGLHQGPFGGQGYSMASAPLRRDLSVSGMGLKPNPSFLSREESEARKADLRKKHENEMRDERAYINNQEFNREATNRAEVSSTKSRLVQRQSTQDEKMVDHRPRHHNDGSERSSSRPQKRSKVIPDHDESSEDDDRNFKRKRSSKEINQYHGREYEHRDYERKMSKEHGHRYR